From Delphinus delphis chromosome X, mDelDel1.2, whole genome shotgun sequence, a single genomic window includes:
- the AMER1 gene encoding APC membrane recruitment protein 1, with the protein METQKDEAAQAKGTAVSVDTQDQWAEKGAKSKAAEMTEGPASEQPSSGPGRLKKTAMKLFGGKKSICTLPSFFGGGRSKGSGKGSSKKGLSKSKTHDGLSEAVHGPEDIVSEGDGLSLPLPESSCRLPGSQSAHGSLEADSRRKTSVAGATEKARAEKAPFVPKPKKGLKGFFSSIRRHRKSKVSGAEQSDPRAKEPEGARDRPHEHVSSALLSHTENLQAPRKENAKSQDVPGPKVSSVPETSPAATEQTACKDPEKTMEACASALLQPKPAPEASGPEEPHSPETGEKVVSGEVNPPNGPVGDQLSLLFGDVTSLKSFDSLTGCGDIIAEQDMDSMTDSMASGGQRANRDGTKRSSCLVTYQGGGEEMALADDDDEEEEEEEVELEEEEEEVKEEEDDDLEYLWTSSQVYPRPILNPGYHPTTSSGHLGYMLLDPVRSYPGLAPGDLLTPQSDQQESAPNSDEGYYDSTTPGLEDDSGEALGIVHRDCLPRDSYSGDALYEFYEPDDSLENSPPGDDCLYDLHGHSSEMFDPFLNFEPFSSSRPPGAMETEEERLVTIQKQLLYWELRREQREAREACAREAHTREAYTQETHTREAHAREAHTREAYVREARAREAYAREACGREVRAREAQVREVQVRQEKPIMEYQMRPLGPSVMGLVEGASGASQTSHRGTTSAFPATASSEPDWRDFRPLEKRFEGTCSKKDQSTCLMQLFQSDAMFEPDMQEANFGGSPRRAYPTYSPPEEPEEEEVEKEGNVTVSFSQALVEFTSNGNLFSSMSCSSDSDSSFTQNLPELPPMVTFDIADVERDGEGKCEDNPEFHNDEDLAASLEAFELGYYQKRAFNSYHSRFYQGLPWGVSSLPRYLGLPGMHPRPPPAAMALNRRSRSLDTAETLELELSNSHLGQGYMESDELQAQQEDSDEEEEEEWGRDSPLSLYTEPPGTYDWPAWAPCPLAVGSGPAGISPSQLGGPSSQSLYGQAVCCISPVAMSMLLSVSGPEPRAPGEAKSQLARPSHLPLPMGPCYNLQRKASQSPRARPRDVLLPVDEPSCSSIPGGFSPSPLPQAKPVGITHGIPQLPRVWPEPPEPQPIHYGASSLDLSKERAEQGASLPTSYSSTAMNGNLAE; encoded by the coding sequence ATGGAGACCCAAAAGGATGAAGCTGCTCAGGCCAAGGGAACAGCAGTCTCTGTGGATACCCAGGACCAATGGGCAGAGAAAGGAGCCAAGAGCAAGGCAGCTGAGATGACAGAAGGGCCAGCATCAGAGCAACCCTCATCTGGCCCAGGTAGGCTGAAGAAAACTGCCATGAAACTCTTTGGTGGCAAGAAGAGCATCTGTACCCTGCCTAGTTTCTTTGGAGGGGGACGAAGCAAAGGTTCTGGGAAAGGCAGCTCTAAGAAGGGTCTTAGCAAGAGCAAGACCCACGATGGCCTGAGTGAAGCAGTCCATGGCCCTGAAGACATTGTCAGTGAAGGAGATGGCCTCTCCTTACCTTTGCCTGAGTCATCCTGCCGACTTCCCGGCTCTCAGAGTGCCCATGGATCTTTGGAGGCAGACTCCAGACGCAAGACGTCTGTGGCTGGAGCCACAGAGAAAGCTAGGGCTGAGAAGGCTCCCTTTGTGCCCAAGCCAAAAAAAGGCCTGAAAGGTTTTTTCAGCAGTATCCGCCGTCACCGGAAGAGCAAGGTCTCTGGGGCTGAGCAAAGTGATCCAAGAGCCAAGGAGCCTGAGGGGGCCAGAGACAGGCCTCATGAGCATGTGAGCTCAGCCCTTCTGTCCCACACTGAGAACCTCCAAGCCCCAAGAAAGGAAAATGCCAAATCCCAAGATGTCCCTGGGCCAAAAGTTTCTTCAGTACCAGAGACTTCTCCAGCAGCCACTGAGCAGACAGCCTGCAAAGATCCAGAAAAAACCATGGAGGCCTGTGCCTCAGCACTCCTGCAGCCCAAACCTGCCCCTGAAGCCAGTGGCCCAGAGGAGCCCCATAGCCCAGAAACAGGGGAGAAGGTTGTGTCAGGAGAGGTAAATCCACCCAATGGCCCTGTGGGGGACCAGCTGAGCCTCCTCTTTGGGGATGTCACATCCCTGAAAAGTTTTGACTCACTGACAGGTTGTGGTGACATAATAGCAGAACAGGACATGGACAGTATGACAGACAGCATGGCCTCTGGAGGCCAGAGGGCCAACCGAGATGGGACCAAACGAAGTTCCTGCCTGGTGACCTACCAAGGAGGGGGCGAGGAGATGGCCTTGGCTGATGATGATGacgaggaagaagaggaagaggaggtggaattagaggaggaagaagaggaagtcaAGGAGGAAGAAGACGATGACTTAGAATATCTGTGGACAAGTTCCCAGGTGTACCCAAGGCCCATTCTAAATCCAGGCTACCATCCCACCACATCCTCAGGCCACCTTGGTTACATGCTCCTTGACCCAGTTAGGTCTTATCCTGGCCTAGCCCCTGGGGACCTTTTGACTCCTCAGAGCGATCAGCAAGAGTCTGCCCCCAATAGTGATGAGGGTTATTATGACTCCACCACACCTGGACTTGAGGATGATTCAGGTGAGGCCCTGGGGATTGTCCACAGGGATTGCTTGCCCCGAGACAGCTATAGTGGCGATGCCCTCTATGAGTTCTATGAGCCAGATGATAGTCTTGAGAACTCCCCACCTGGGGATGACTGCCTTTATGACCTCCATGGTCACAGCTCTGAGATGTTTGACCCCTTCTTGAACTTTGAGCCCTTTTCTTCCTCTCGGCCACCTGGGGCAATGGAGACAGAGGAAGAACGGCTAGTGACCATCCAGAAACAGTTGCTGTATTGGGAGCTTCGGCGggagcagcgagaggcccgcgagGCATGTGCCCGAGAGGCTCACACCAGGGAGGCCTACACCCAAGAAACTCACACCAGGGAGGCCCATGCTCGAGAGGCCCACACCCGGGAAGCTTATGTCAGAGAGGCCCGAGCTCGAGAGGCCTATGCCAGGGAGGCCTGTGGCCGAGAGGTCCGTGCTCGAGAGGCTCAAGTCCGAGAGGTCCAAGTCCGGCAGGAGAAGCCCATCATGGAGTATCAGATGAGGCCTTTAGGGCCATCAGTGATGGGCCTGGTGGAAGGGGCATCAGGGGCCTCTCAGACTTCCCACAGAGGAACCACCTCAGCTTTCCCTGCCACTGCAAGCAGTGAGCCAGACTGGAGGGACTTCCGTCCTTTGGAGAAGCGTTTCGAGGGAACCTGCTCCAAGAAAGATCAAAGTACTTGCCTGATGCAGCTCTTCCAGAGTGATGCTATGTTTGAGCCAGACATGCAAGAAGCAAATTTTGGAGGATCTCCCAGGAGGGCTTACCCTACTTATTCACCCCCTGAGGagccagaggaagaggaggtTGAGAAGGAAGGGAATGTCACTGTGAGTTTCTCTCAGGCCCTTGTGGAGTTCACCAGCAATGGGAACCTCTTCTCCAGCATGTCTTGCAGCTCTGACTCTGACTCATCCTTCACTCAAAACCTCCCTGAGCTGCCCCCCATGGTGACCTTTGACATTGCTGATGTGGAACGGGATGGGGAAGGCAAGTGTGAAGACAATCCTGAGTTCCACAATGATGAAGACCTTGCAGCCTCCTTGGAAGCTTTTGAACTGGGCTACTACCAGAAACGCGCCTTCAACAGCTACCACAGCCGATTCTACCAAGGCCTACCCTGGGGTGTGAGCAGTCTCCCTCGATACTTGGGACTGCCTGGCATGCACCCTCGTCCTCCACCTGCTGCCATGGCCCTCAACAGGAGGAGCCGCTCCCTTGACACTGCTGAGACCCTGGAGCTGGAGCTCTCCAATTCTCACCTGGGCCAGGGCTACATGGAGTCTGATGAGCTTCAGGCTCAGCAAGAAGATTCagatgaagaagaggaggaagaatggGGCCGAGACAGTCCCCTGTCCCTCTATACTGAACCTCCAGGGACCTACGACTGGCCTGCCTGGGCTCCCTGTCCTCTCGCAGTGGGGTCAGGCCCTGCAGGAATAAGTCCTAGCCAGTTGGGTGGGCCTTCCAGCCAGTCTCTATATGGACAGGCAGTCTGTTGCATATCTCCTGTCGCCATGTCAATGTTGCTGTCAGTATCAGGGCCAGAGCCAAGGGCACCTGGGGAAGCCAAGTCTCAGCTAGCTCGACCTTCGCACCTACCCCTGCCCATGGGCCCTTGTTATAACCTTCAGCGGAAGGCCTCCCAGAGTCCGAGGGCCAGGCCTCGAGATGTGCTGCTGCCTGTTGATGAACCCAGTTGCTCCTCCATTCCTGGAGGCTTCAGCCCCAGCCCTCTGCCCCAGGCCAAGCCTGTAGGCATTACCCATGGCATCCCTCAGCTGCCCAGGGTCTGGCCTGAGCCCCCAGAGCCTCAGCCCATTCACTATGGGGCTTCCAGCCTTGACCTGTCAAAGGAGAGGGCTGAGCAAGGTGCCTCTCTCCCCACCAGCTACTCCTCCACTGCCATGAATGGAAACCTAGCTGAGTAG